In uncultured Cohaesibacter sp., the following proteins share a genomic window:
- a CDS encoding TonB-dependent hemoglobin/transferrin/lactoferrin family receptor: MLSQKKSNSKRQVLPRLAEQLAIGVIAGATFGIFLPVFSTASAQSVQVIGDDASTPRLFSIPAQRLSIALAQFGRQSGLQVVFPANVPQGMNSSAVSGMMTAQQALSLLLQGTGIDWYISRQGAIVGTEQTLDGAQGSDFSGDTSLLDTIIVADPNNQNAISGSGFQGTPDWVYASPSAVSVISRETIKNAPVRETRDLLDNVAGVYANRSEAQNPGITVSVRGLQDQNRVVTMVDGARQNFQRNGHGSTQRTYVDTAFLREIDIEKSGTSGVGGAGALGGSVNFRSLNASDLIKPGREWGFEGTVATGTNAFEFDGSGTVAVRVSDAFSILAGISHKKIGEYNIGKNGDLKVPELTVDDNAVVSTGSEVFSTFLKAEAQFSDDLKGSLAWMRNDSEFTHGGYSTGRETFTENSQHVVNNTITATLDWNPDSDLVDLKARLWYNHLKNAEVRGATVTNNYTDWPVDYSLGTLGASLDNTSEFVTPFGALSLNYGAEAFWDRGSTDSDTFYSTNEGTHDFTASYTGMTPSGNRDVYSAFANATLDHGDWLTLSGGLRYDYYKLHGNASIYGYERTGPVQTTCAIYHPAVPTLCIKWNYSEATRSYPETVLDIDQSEGALLPSAMIAVKPFDWLQPFVKYSRSMRPPSIMETFFTGGHPGVNITQNAPNPDLKAESGDTFEIGANISHNGLFTDRDSFRFKAVGFYRLIDDYISLGEVYRPETGRDHTAFVNVDGQTQMKGIEIEASYDARLWYAGLSYTHLNTDFGDSYTYSGTSYDVEPSVIFVPPTDKFTLDAGMRLFDEKLTLGGKISHVGGTSPNIGLLVASYETEDYTLYDLYGSYKFTENVTLRAAVNNVTDVAYVPALGASSYPGPGRTATVSLNFSF, encoded by the coding sequence ATGCTATCGCAAAAAAAATCTAACAGTAAAAGGCAGGTTCTTCCCAGACTTGCGGAACAGCTGGCTATTGGTGTCATTGCTGGTGCCACTTTCGGCATATTTTTACCTGTATTCTCAACCGCCTCGGCTCAAAGCGTGCAGGTCATTGGTGATGATGCGTCCACACCTCGTTTATTTAGTATCCCTGCCCAGCGCCTATCCATCGCACTGGCTCAGTTCGGCCGTCAATCGGGTCTTCAAGTCGTCTTTCCTGCAAATGTACCGCAAGGAATGAACTCATCAGCTGTTTCGGGCATGATGACCGCGCAGCAGGCTCTATCTCTCTTGCTTCAGGGAACGGGGATCGATTGGTATATTTCCAGACAAGGGGCGATTGTTGGAACAGAGCAAACTCTAGACGGAGCGCAAGGCAGTGATTTCAGTGGCGATACATCATTGCTCGACACAATCATTGTTGCTGATCCAAACAACCAGAATGCCATTAGCGGTTCTGGTTTTCAGGGGACGCCAGATTGGGTCTATGCGTCACCTTCTGCAGTCAGTGTAATCTCGCGAGAAACCATTAAAAACGCGCCGGTGCGTGAAACCCGTGATTTGCTGGATAATGTGGCTGGTGTTTATGCCAACCGATCCGAAGCGCAGAACCCGGGGATTACTGTTAGTGTTCGTGGTCTACAAGACCAGAACCGTGTTGTTACAATGGTAGATGGAGCGCGTCAAAATTTCCAAAGGAATGGGCATGGCTCTACGCAAAGAACATATGTTGACACGGCTTTTCTGCGCGAAATCGATATTGAAAAAAGCGGTACGTCAGGCGTCGGAGGAGCAGGAGCTCTCGGCGGTTCTGTGAATTTCCGTTCCCTCAACGCCAGCGATTTGATTAAACCTGGGCGAGAATGGGGATTTGAGGGAACTGTCGCCACAGGTACCAATGCTTTCGAGTTCGATGGTTCGGGCACAGTCGCTGTCCGTGTGTCAGATGCATTTTCTATCCTTGCTGGCATTAGCCATAAAAAGATTGGTGAATACAATATCGGCAAAAATGGCGATCTGAAAGTCCCGGAACTGACCGTCGATGACAATGCCGTGGTTTCTACGGGCTCGGAAGTGTTCTCCACATTCCTGAAGGCGGAAGCGCAATTCAGCGACGATCTCAAAGGATCGCTTGCATGGATGCGCAACGATTCCGAATTCACGCACGGAGGCTATAGTACGGGGCGTGAAACCTTTACAGAGAACAGCCAGCATGTGGTCAACAATACCATCACGGCAACGCTGGACTGGAATCCTGACAGCGATCTTGTCGATCTGAAGGCCCGTCTCTGGTACAACCATCTGAAAAACGCCGAAGTGCGCGGGGCGACCGTCACCAACAATTACACGGACTGGCCTGTCGATTACAGCCTGGGCACATTGGGAGCCAGTCTGGACAATACCAGCGAATTTGTCACGCCGTTCGGTGCGCTGTCCTTGAATTATGGCGCTGAGGCTTTCTGGGATCGCGGCTCAACCGACTCGGATACCTTCTATAGTACCAATGAGGGTACTCACGATTTCACCGCCTCCTACACGGGGATGACCCCTTCGGGCAATCGCGACGTTTACAGCGCCTTTGCCAACGCCACTCTGGATCATGGTGACTGGCTCACTCTTTCTGGCGGTTTGCGCTATGACTATTACAAGCTGCACGGCAACGCTTCGATCTATGGATACGAGAGAACCGGGCCTGTCCAAACTACATGTGCGATTTATCATCCCGCCGTTCCGACGTTATGCATTAAATGGAACTACTCTGAGGCAACAAGGAGTTATCCCGAGACGGTTCTCGACATCGACCAGTCGGAAGGAGCGTTGCTGCCGAGCGCTATGATCGCCGTCAAGCCCTTTGACTGGCTGCAACCATTTGTTAAATATTCCCGCAGCATGCGCCCGCCGAGCATTATGGAGACCTTCTTCACCGGCGGTCATCCAGGCGTCAATATTACCCAGAATGCGCCCAACCCGGATTTGAAGGCGGAAAGCGGCGACACCTTCGAGATCGGCGCCAATATCAGCCACAATGGCCTGTTCACAGACAGGGACAGTTTCCGCTTCAAAGCCGTGGGCTTTTACCGGCTGATTGACGATTATATCTCACTTGGCGAGGTCTACCGCCCGGAGACTGGCAGAGATCACACTGCCTTTGTCAATGTCGATGGCCAGACGCAGATGAAGGGTATCGAAATTGAAGCCAGCTACGATGCTCGTCTTTGGTATGCAGGCCTGTCTTACACCCACCTCAATACGGATTTTGGCGACAGCTATACTTACTCTGGTACATCTTATGATGTTGAGCCGTCTGTCATCTTTGTACCACCAACCGATAAATTCACGTTGGATGCAGGAATGCGTCTTTTTGACGAAAAACTGACGTTGGGCGGTAAAATCAGTCACGTGGGTGGCACGTCGCCGAATATCGGCCTGCTGGTGGCTAGCTATGAGACGGAGGATTACACCCTCTATGATCTCTATGGCTCCTACAAGTTTACCGAAAATGTGACGTTACGCGCTGCCGTAAACAACGTAACGGATGTGGCTTATGTCCCCGCGCTTGGAGCGAGCAGTTATCCCGGCCCGGGACGGACGGCGACCGTCTCACTCAATTTTTCTTTCTGA
- a CDS encoding hemolysin, which yields MAVKIDIPTGMSDWVSYLENTWLGSFGYDGHGSFSAYGAQNYNYGQWVAGNVNTTQSAVLMDGDFSYAPPGGFSGDVDSLQFGDNLTGSSGSGYAIDTALTLDLTEASATSAYTYAIYYISNYQDLSYLYNYLGEQGTEQTGNSGGTDFLYSFSGDDILTGGGAGDYDFFVFDADYASTSTGWGDDTITDFIDGNDYISFNGYWSDYASFDADTTVTTSGTDTVISYTDSNSVTSTITLANFSGTLNSSDFLFAA from the coding sequence ATGGCAGTAAAAATTGATATACCCACCGGTATGAGCGATTGGGTATCTTATCTCGAGAACACATGGCTTGGCAGTTTCGGCTATGATGGTCATGGTTCTTTCAGTGCCTACGGAGCACAAAACTACAACTATGGTCAATGGGTCGCTGGCAATGTGAATACGACCCAATCCGCAGTTCTTATGGACGGTGATTTCAGCTATGCGCCTCCCGGCGGTTTCTCCGGTGATGTCGACAGTTTGCAGTTCGGTGATAATCTGACCGGCAGTTCCGGTTCAGGCTATGCGATCGATACCGCATTGACGCTGGATTTGACCGAAGCTTCAGCGACATCGGCATACACCTATGCCATCTACTATATCTCCAACTACCAGGATTTGTCCTATCTTTACAATTATCTGGGAGAGCAAGGAACGGAGCAAACCGGCAATAGCGGTGGTACCGATTTTCTCTACAGCTTCTCCGGCGATGATATTCTTACCGGCGGCGGGGCAGGCGACTATGACTTCTTCGTGTTCGATGCTGACTATGCCAGCACTTCGACCGGCTGGGGAGACGACACCATCACCGATTTTATCGATGGTAACGACTATATTAGTTTCAATGGCTACTGGTCTGATTACGCCAGCTTCGACGCTGATACAACCGTCACCACCAGTGGTACCGATACGGTGATCTCCTACACGGACAGCAACAGTGTCACCAGCACGATCACGCTTGCTAACTTCTCTGGAACACTCAATTCCAGTGACTTCCTCTTTGCGGCTTGA
- a CDS encoding FecR domain-containing protein, with amino-acid sequence MTSKEAEEKKALFEEAADWLLILNDAPVGKPLPERFSKWLATSQDHRRAWHSVNSAWNMLDVSISNEVNHQSIASDECEGGMSVQPFRKIDLAKFLSIPNLAILLVVGLTLLLITPSFLIWLRADYSTASAQIDHIHLSDGSVVDLGGKSAIKADMDGDHRAVRLLSGEAFFDVAKDAKRLFVLDAQGLELHVTGTAFDVRTSSLNTAVALLEGSLEVFSNQGQWIRQLKPGEMLEQDHETGAIRVSSIEPSEIGSWRDGQVFLNDVSVGFVAETIQRYHTAWISIPDRELAAFKVSGLFDLNNPDDALSALVQPFGGKVYHITSLARVITR; translated from the coding sequence ATGACTAGTAAAGAGGCGGAAGAAAAGAAGGCATTGTTCGAGGAGGCTGCCGACTGGCTGCTTATACTTAACGATGCCCCAGTGGGCAAGCCGTTACCTGAACGTTTCAGTAAATGGCTCGCAACTTCGCAAGACCATCGACGGGCATGGCACAGTGTCAATTCAGCTTGGAATATGCTTGATGTTTCGATTAGCAATGAAGTAAATCATCAAAGTATAGCGAGTGATGAATGCGAAGGGGGTATGAGTGTTCAGCCTTTTCGCAAAATCGATCTTGCAAAATTTCTCAGTATTCCAAATCTAGCAATCCTACTGGTTGTTGGTTTGACACTGCTTCTGATAACCCCTTCCTTTCTCATCTGGTTGCGTGCAGATTATTCGACTGCATCTGCTCAAATCGACCATATCCATCTCAGTGATGGCAGTGTGGTTGATCTTGGTGGAAAGAGCGCGATTAAAGCCGACATGGACGGCGATCATCGTGCTGTGCGGTTGTTGTCTGGTGAAGCTTTCTTCGATGTTGCAAAAGATGCCAAGCGCCTTTTCGTCCTTGATGCCCAAGGGCTGGAATTGCATGTCACCGGTACTGCGTTCGACGTGAGAACCTCCTCACTAAACACCGCTGTAGCTCTGCTTGAGGGCTCACTTGAGGTCTTTTCTAACCAAGGACAATGGATCAGACAGCTTAAGCCGGGTGAAATGCTCGAACAAGATCATGAAACCGGTGCCATAAGAGTCAGCTCTATTGAACCCAGCGAGATCGGTTCTTGGAGAGATGGTCAAGTCTTTTTGAACGATGTTTCTGTTGGTTTTGTTGCCGAGACGATACAGCGCTATCATACAGCGTGGATTTCCATTCCTGATCGCGAACTGGCTGCTTTCAAAGTAAGTGGTCTTTTCGATCTGAATAATCCCGATGATGCTTTGTCGGCATTGGTCCAGCCATTTGGCGGCAAAGTGTATCACATCACATCACTGGCTCGGGTCATCACTCGATAA
- a CDS encoding YbaN family protein gives MGNARRSAVLAAISNFWNGSASIGFIALGCVLLGLGILGAFLPGLPTTVFVIGAAWAFGRSSPQLELWLLDHPRFGATLRAWRTSRAIPRRAKVAACLGKAVGFVLFVVMVKPSLWLACLVLIIMAGVAIWIICRPEPTAITIASQRLTSQN, from the coding sequence ATGGGTAATGCTAGACGCAGCGCCGTTTTAGCTGCCATCTCTAATTTCTGGAATGGAAGTGCGTCAATAGGCTTCATAGCGCTAGGTTGCGTACTGCTTGGCCTGGGAATCCTCGGAGCTTTTCTGCCGGGTCTACCAACAACGGTTTTTGTCATTGGTGCGGCATGGGCATTTGGGCGTTCATCTCCTCAGTTGGAGCTATGGCTGCTTGATCATCCACGCTTCGGTGCCACTTTGAGAGCATGGCGAACAAGTCGGGCGATTCCGCGACGGGCAAAAGTCGCCGCTTGTCTGGGTAAGGCTGTTGGCTTTGTGCTGTTTGTCGTGATGGTCAAGCCATCATTATGGTTGGCCTGCCTAGTACTTATCATCATGGCCGGAGTCGCGATTTGGATCATTTGTCGACCCGAACCGACTGCAATCACTATCGCCAGTCAACGCCTTACCAGCCAAAATTAG
- a CDS encoding type I secretion system permease/ATPase: MTTFSKGRAPSQRHAAVVAFSVYRFVAGIAAISGVVNLLALTAPLFMLQIYDRVLTSGSVPTLAGLAVLASGLYAFQAVLDIIRARILLRLGEHFDNRFSGQVHEAVVHLPLVKPMSGDGLQPLRDLDNIRGFLGSNGPVGLFDLPWMPLYLLICFAFHPWLGMTALAGAIVLIAITLLTNLMSEGPVRQAMEFNMARNAQMEASRRNAEIVRALGLENRIKARWQKDNDAYLAANRWAGDIACGLGGISKALRILLQSAILAVGAFLVIRQEASPGVMIAASIMMGRALAPVDMAIASWRPFLMARQSWARLKELLENVPQIDVVMALPTPERELRADAVAIAPPGIKKPVVIGVTFALQASDVLGVVGPSGCGKSSLARALVGVWPTVAGKIRLDGACFDQWDREALGRHIGYLPQDVELFDGTIADNISRFEVGEKAEKIVAAAKTAGAHDLILSLENGYETFIGEAGSRLSAGQRQRIGLARALYGDPFLVVLDEPNSNLDGNGEIALGTAIEAVRRRNGIVVIVAHRPSAINAVDHILVLGGGRMKAFGPREEILKKVFKQSAAGVTAPAPFQPFRSSVGTFSPLRIVDPADDVTADSGRQTDG, encoded by the coding sequence ATGACGACCTTTTCAAAAGGCCGGGCACCATCGCAGCGTCACGCTGCGGTGGTCGCCTTTTCCGTCTACAGATTCGTGGCGGGTATCGCCGCGATCAGCGGCGTGGTCAACCTTTTGGCTCTGACTGCGCCGCTATTCATGCTTCAGATTTATGACCGGGTGCTAACCAGCGGCAGCGTGCCTACTCTGGCTGGCCTTGCCGTGCTGGCCAGCGGGCTTTACGCCTTTCAGGCGGTTCTCGATATTATACGCGCGCGCATTTTGCTTCGTTTGGGCGAGCATTTTGATAATCGGTTCTCTGGTCAAGTGCATGAGGCCGTGGTGCATTTGCCTCTTGTAAAGCCAATGTCAGGCGATGGCCTGCAGCCTTTACGTGATCTGGACAATATACGCGGGTTTCTTGGTAGCAACGGGCCGGTCGGTCTGTTCGACTTGCCATGGATGCCGCTCTATCTGCTGATATGCTTTGCTTTCCACCCTTGGCTCGGAATGACGGCGCTTGCAGGCGCAATTGTCCTAATCGCAATAACTCTTCTAACCAACCTGATGTCGGAAGGGCCAGTTCGTCAAGCTATGGAGTTTAACATGGCTCGCAACGCTCAGATGGAGGCAAGCCGTCGTAATGCGGAAATCGTACGAGCGCTAGGTCTTGAAAACCGGATAAAGGCCCGCTGGCAAAAAGACAATGATGCTTATCTGGCTGCCAATCGTTGGGCTGGCGATATTGCTTGCGGATTGGGCGGGATTTCAAAGGCGCTGCGCATCTTGCTTCAATCGGCCATTCTCGCGGTTGGAGCTTTCCTTGTCATCCGCCAGGAGGCCAGCCCCGGGGTAATGATTGCGGCATCGATCATGATGGGTCGGGCGCTGGCGCCGGTCGATATGGCCATCGCGAGCTGGAGGCCTTTCCTGATGGCGCGTCAGAGTTGGGCGCGCCTGAAGGAATTGCTGGAGAACGTGCCTCAGATTGATGTGGTCATGGCCCTACCTACCCCCGAACGTGAGTTGCGTGCGGATGCTGTCGCCATCGCTCCACCCGGTATCAAAAAGCCCGTTGTCATCGGCGTCACCTTCGCTCTTCAAGCTAGCGATGTGCTTGGAGTGGTGGGGCCGTCGGGTTGCGGTAAATCCTCGCTGGCCCGCGCTTTGGTCGGCGTCTGGCCGACTGTGGCGGGCAAAATCCGCTTAGATGGTGCCTGCTTTGACCAGTGGGATCGCGAGGCACTTGGCCGCCACATCGGCTATCTGCCGCAGGATGTAGAGCTTTTCGATGGCACAATTGCGGACAATATTTCCCGTTTTGAGGTCGGGGAGAAGGCGGAAAAAATCGTTGCTGCAGCGAAGACCGCTGGTGCGCACGATCTCATCTTGAGCTTGGAGAATGGGTACGAAACTTTCATTGGTGAGGCTGGTTCCAGACTATCTGCCGGTCAGCGCCAGCGCATCGGCCTCGCTCGCGCCCTTTATGGCGATCCGTTTCTGGTGGTGCTGGATGAGCCTAACTCCAATCTCGACGGCAATGGCGAAATAGCTCTGGGTACGGCGATCGAAGCAGTACGCAGGCGCAACGGAATTGTGGTGATTGTCGCCCACCGACCAAGCGCGATCAATGCTGTTGATCACATCTTGGTGCTGGGAGGAGGGCGCATGAAAGCCTTTGGACCACGTGAAGAAATATTGAAAAAAGTTTTCAAACAATCGGCGGCTGGTGTCACTGCGCCCGCCCCGTTTCAGCCGTTCCGATCCTCTGTCGGGACATTCAGTCCGCTTCGAATTGTTGATCCTGCAGACGACGTAACTGCCGATTCAGGGAGACAGACCGATGGCTGA
- a CDS encoding HlyD family type I secretion periplasmic adaptor subunit — translation MAEISPVSRSIRRHLVAGLLVGILLLVGVGFWATSFSLAGAVVSNGVFVVDTHVKMVQHPTGGVVGDILVKEGDLVSAGKVLIRLDATQTRAQLAIVIKRLDELNARLARLEAERDDKLEITFPASLRARINDPNVKATIGSEARLFSFRREVREGKKAQLRERIAQYGHEIEGFKAQEVAYTRGLAVLEKEIATLRLLFDKGLVNMQRLNSLEAEATTFEAERGEKIAYQAQIAGKITETKLQILSIDQELRTEVGSELREVQAQIGEFVERKVAAEDQLKRIDIIAPQSGFVHELATHTVGGVISPADVIMQIVPESDRLVLEVQISPQDIDQITLGQPALLRLSAFNRSTTPELNGFVSRIAADLTRDEHTGLSWYLVRISIPPEELAQLSDLALSPGMPSESFIRTEKRTALSYLLKPLVDQFNRAFREE, via the coding sequence ATGGCTGAAATCTCGCCCGTTTCCCGCTCGATTCGTCGTCATTTGGTCGCCGGCCTGTTGGTGGGAATTTTGCTGTTGGTTGGAGTTGGCTTTTGGGCGACATCGTTTTCACTTGCCGGGGCGGTAGTCAGCAATGGCGTTTTCGTCGTCGATACCCACGTTAAGATGGTGCAGCATCCCACAGGCGGCGTGGTGGGAGACATTTTGGTGAAAGAGGGCGATCTGGTCTCCGCTGGCAAAGTGCTTATCAGGCTGGATGCCACTCAGACGCGTGCACAACTCGCAATCGTTATCAAGCGCCTTGATGAACTGAATGCACGGCTGGCACGACTGGAAGCTGAACGGGATGATAAGCTAGAAATCACATTTCCCGCCTCTCTGAGAGCTCGGATCAACGACCCCAACGTAAAAGCAACGATAGGCAGTGAAGCACGGCTGTTTAGCTTTCGTCGTGAAGTCCGAGAGGGGAAAAAAGCTCAATTGCGAGAGCGTATAGCACAATATGGTCACGAGATCGAAGGCTTCAAAGCGCAGGAAGTTGCCTATACCAGAGGTCTCGCCGTGCTGGAAAAGGAGATAGCCACACTGCGGCTGTTGTTCGATAAAGGATTGGTGAATATGCAACGCCTCAATTCGCTCGAAGCCGAGGCTACTACTTTCGAAGCGGAGCGCGGAGAAAAAATCGCATATCAAGCGCAGATTGCTGGGAAAATCACAGAAACGAAGTTGCAGATTCTCTCGATAGATCAAGAGCTCAGAACAGAGGTCGGAAGTGAGTTGCGCGAAGTGCAAGCTCAAATCGGCGAATTTGTTGAACGTAAGGTGGCGGCAGAAGATCAATTAAAGAGAATCGATATTATTGCTCCGCAATCTGGCTTCGTACATGAACTCGCCACCCATACTGTTGGTGGGGTGATTTCGCCAGCCGATGTGATCATGCAGATCGTACCGGAAAGCGACAGACTGGTGCTCGAGGTTCAGATTTCGCCACAGGATATAGACCAAATTACTCTCGGCCAACCTGCTTTGCTGCGGTTATCTGCTTTCAACCGTTCTACCACTCCCGAATTAAATGGTTTTGTTAGCCGTATAGCTGCTGATTTAACCCGAGACGAGCATACAGGCTTGTCTTGGTACCTTGTTCGAATTTCCATCCCTCCGGAAGAACTGGCCCAATTGAGTGACTTGGCTCTATCGCCGGGAATGCCCTCCGAAAGCTTTATTCGAACAGAGAAGAGGACTGCATTGTCCTACCTTCTTAAACCACTAGTCGATCAATTCAATCGAGCTTTCCGTGAAGAGTGA
- a CDS encoding sigma-70 family RNA polymerase sigma factor — translation MKDNLDMRMALYLAKRPMLLDYAYRMLGSREVAEEVVQEAFIRFVPPSPAESEKLPSASYLFRIVHNLALDIIRREKIECTQIGDDAPFWTRPQDEPSPEEALLHCEKVRRTIEMMAQLPEDQRTALQMHRFGNYTLEQIGVHLDVSVSTAHRLVRSALASLAMQLDSEDL, via the coding sequence ATGAAGGATAACCTCGATATGCGAATGGCATTGTATCTGGCGAAGAGGCCTATGTTGTTGGACTATGCCTACCGCATGTTGGGTTCGCGCGAAGTTGCAGAGGAAGTAGTGCAAGAGGCGTTTATACGTTTTGTGCCACCGTCTCCTGCCGAGTCCGAAAAGTTACCTTCTGCTAGCTATCTCTTTCGTATCGTTCATAATCTGGCGTTGGATATTATACGCCGAGAAAAGATCGAATGCACACAGATCGGCGATGATGCACCGTTTTGGACGCGCCCTCAGGATGAACCGTCTCCCGAAGAAGCATTGTTGCATTGCGAAAAAGTTAGGCGCACTATAGAAATGATGGCACAATTGCCTGAAGATCAACGCACAGCTCTTCAGATGCATCGCTTCGGTAATTACACGCTTGAGCAAATCGGCGTTCATCTTGATGTTTCCGTATCTACTGCCCATCGTCTGGTACGCAGTGCCTTGGCATCGCTAGCAATGCAGCTCGACAGTGAAGACTTGTAA
- a CDS encoding SDR family oxidoreductase: MRKTGHLMALGCGYSASRLAGVLLDGGWQVSGTSRTTEGCRALATKSITPHLFDGSEPLPPSAWEGVTHCLVSIPPDENGDQSLLHHRDRLASSQELEWIGVLSTTGVYGDAAGQWIDETFPPSPLTEANRRRLAMEEGWLDFAKVAHKAVQIFRLPGVYGPGRSPFSRIRSGQARSIIKPGQVFNRIHVDDIVAACLKGIERPFAGPVFHIADGNPAASDDVLDYAASLLGQPSPPRVPIAEAGLPPMAMHFYEECKRLDISRARTELGFVPRYADYREGLISVLAEEQSRSSKPLKPLG; encoded by the coding sequence ATGCGCAAGACCGGTCATTTGATGGCGCTTGGGTGCGGTTACAGCGCCAGCCGCCTTGCCGGTGTGTTGCTTGATGGTGGCTGGCAAGTATCTGGCACATCGCGCACCACCGAAGGCTGTCGAGCGCTCGCAACCAAGAGCATTACACCGCATTTGTTTGATGGTTCGGAGCCATTGCCTCCATCCGCGTGGGAAGGGGTTACCCATTGCCTCGTCTCCATACCGCCGGATGAGAACGGGGATCAAAGCCTGCTGCACCATCGCGACAGATTGGCGTCTTCTCAAGAGCTGGAGTGGATTGGCGTTCTCTCAACCACCGGAGTGTACGGCGATGCTGCAGGACAGTGGATCGACGAGACATTTCCGCCTAGCCCGCTGACAGAGGCCAATCGGCGGCGACTGGCCATGGAAGAGGGATGGCTGGACTTTGCAAAGGTCGCACACAAGGCCGTCCAGATTTTCCGTCTGCCGGGGGTTTACGGTCCGGGCCGCTCTCCCTTTTCCCGCATCCGGAGTGGACAGGCACGCAGCATCATCAAACCCGGGCAGGTATTCAATCGCATCCATGTCGATGATATCGTGGCAGCCTGCCTGAAAGGCATAGAGAGACCCTTTGCCGGTCCGGTCTTCCATATTGCTGATGGAAATCCTGCGGCCTCGGATGATGTTCTGGACTATGCCGCCAGCCTTCTCGGGCAACCAAGCCCCCCTCGGGTTCCGATTGCAGAAGCAGGACTTCCACCCATGGCAATGCATTTTTATGAAGAATGCAAGCGGCTGGATATTTCGCGTGCCAGAACAGAACTCGGCTTCGTACCGCGCTACGCGGATTACCGTGAAGGCCTAATTTCAGTTCTCGCGGAAGAGCAATCAAGAAGCAGTAAGCCTTTAAAACCATTAGGCTGA
- a CDS encoding MotA/TolQ/ExbB proton channel family protein encodes MVDIFAQIHTLMKMGGPVVMLLVLLSVLSSAAILYKLWHFSYIGIGRHKRARQALVLWREGGREAAIALLEQGKAPVSIVLAHAMRGALHHPDKGALVREDVERVALGSLSKTRFLLRFLETVGQVSPLLGLFGTVLGMIEAFQRLQQAGATVDPSVLAGGIWVALLTTAVGLAVAIPASLFADWFTTRVEKEQDVIEELITSVQTGQITDAGMSHAP; translated from the coding sequence ATGGTGGATATTTTTGCGCAGATCCATACGCTGATGAAAATGGGCGGGCCGGTGGTGATGCTGCTGGTCTTGCTGTCGGTTCTGTCTTCGGCGGCCATTCTCTACAAGCTCTGGCACTTTTCCTATATCGGCATCGGCCGGCACAAGCGGGCGCGGCAGGCGTTGGTATTGTGGCGCGAGGGCGGACGGGAGGCGGCTATCGCGCTTCTCGAACAGGGCAAGGCTCCTGTCAGCATAGTACTGGCGCACGCTATGCGTGGGGCGCTGCATCATCCCGACAAGGGCGCGCTGGTGCGCGAGGATGTGGAGCGGGTGGCGCTCGGCTCGCTGTCGAAAACCCGCTTTCTGTTGCGATTTCTGGAGACCGTGGGGCAAGTCTCGCCGCTTCTGGGGCTCTTCGGCACGGTGTTGGGCATGATCGAGGCGTTCCAGCGGCTGCAACAGGCTGGGGCGACAGTGGACCCTTCGGTGCTGGCCGGGGGTATCTGGGTGGCCCTTCTGACCACCGCTGTGGGGCTGGCGGTGGCCATTCCGGCCAGCCTGTTCGCCGACTGGTTCACCACTCGGGTGGAAAAGGAACAGGACGTGATTGAGGAATTAATCACCTCGGTGCAGACCGGGCAGATCACCGATGCGGGGATGTCTCATGCGCCTTGA